In the Topomyia yanbarensis strain Yona2022 chromosome 3, ASM3024719v1, whole genome shotgun sequence genome, one interval contains:
- the LOC131689929 gene encoding uncharacterized protein LOC131689929 — MGVRKCIIKDCPSTSARSEDRGVTYHKIPANESVKKKWVIACQLPDSFVINKGSNVCSRHFRKADFQDFKGTKYVLKFGAVPTIFSWTIASAPSKKKKDETEKGKSEEEIVVKQENVAEESFPVKIETSSVEESEEKIVVKQDPEEKKEESIDVKKEANDDKKEIKHEVADDDIVLKDSLVTSLIKPKRKSASKRKSSPKRATTARVPSAKKLRKSEPPLSTSKDKKTSHSPRKSTSATLSLSQSPINFTPGTKIEAQDFAGKWHPAKLGEVDTEDREVLVQFEKNGKNKSTLNDEWIPMDSVRLRPLPSPKTPNEKIKFVPGEKCFARWSDSRKFRATVQTILDNDMYEVLFDDGFVKVCKAAHISKLKRSEGGFETDMLGTPIKQEEDGSTVEVKPPVTPITPISATYIPQIAKASDYPDIPRGGEWCCHWMNDFPIGEEAIIEVAGVKIHSVIVPDWRLPEGWIKHIYQRITAYGKMDVLLVTPEGKVFRSRQEMKAYFAEKGEAYDLNMYDFGLHKKRAKELGFCHYTKEYKESLISPKIKTEPVLLNTEINIGSVKVKIIDNLLQCPEPYCLKTFRKENHLQIHIKHYHKELAKGLGEIPNMQDLAALRTPVEIIDTPPKMSRRKSISLSTSRVSLKEDTKKEDVIVKKEPGLEENAKPDEKKDRNESAEGDDKKDKVEMGESSSEQPAIADSFDIKSPKPEISATTVTDAGSSFDAEEIIESHSVSKPRKGVTKIKLFTRKKKKATKKNNSGHISKRAAAAAAAAAARKKKRKLKLARNSLDYMEAEETRHSFAVAGTSANDSFYRHGYGYDKDPETSQTTNASICGQYGDDSINAAFSSPRFISENGEVIKIVSMKKEEIINCLCGYGEEDGLMVQCELCLCWQHGICNGFERDNQVPDKYVCYICRNPQGVRESRRYMHDQDWLYEGKLPVANYHVPNPKHASRFDILKQSHTLGGNLLELKRFMHSLKVKINIAEKKDHPKMYLWSKKWEKSPPRGGNGDLSGIVPLSSATGTATASSHFSRPKPNPVPQIPIPEAAIDPAECQAILLEHIQKQQNAAMARLQAIEAQIIALEAYDEKPELLESPTAKNYPKTKQTIHMLLNDLIKMKKIAAIHRSAQQPLY, encoded by the exons ATGGGCGTCCGCAAGTGCATTATAAAAGATTGTCCCTCCACTTCAGCCAGGAGCGAGGACCGAGGCGTTACCTATCATAAAATTCCGGCCAACGAGAGCGTCAAAAAGAAATGGGTTATCGCATGTCAGCTTCCGGATAGTTTTGTAATCAACAAAGGGTCAAACGTTTGCAGCCGACATTTCCGGAAGGCAGATTTTCAGGACTTCAAGGGGACCAAGTATGTGCTAAAGTTTGGAGCTGTTCCGACAATTTTCTCCTGGACGATCGCTTCTGCACCAAGCAAGAAGAAAAAGGACGAAACGGAGAAGGGCAAATCAGAGGAGGAGATAGTTGTGAAGCAGGAAAATGTGGCGGAGGAATCTTTTCCTGTTAAAATTGAAACATCAAGTGTGGAAGAGTCAGAAGAAAAAATAGTTGTCAAACAAGATCCGGAGGAGAAGAAAGAAGAATCGATAGATGTCAAAAAAGAAGCGAATGATGACAAGAAAGAAATTAAACATGAAGTGGCAGACGATGATATTGTTTTGAAAGATTCTTTAGTTACCTCGCTCATAAAGCCGAAGAGAAAATCTGCCTCCAAAAGAAAATCGTCTCcaaaaagagcaacaactgcgCGGGTTCCTTCGGCGAAAAAACTGCGCAAAAGCGAGCCACCATTATCAACATCAAAGGACAAAAAAACGTCTCACTCCCCTCGTAAGTCGACTTCGGCAACTCTCAGTTTAAGCCAATCTCCAATAAATTTCACTCCGGGAACAAAGATTGAGGCACAGGATTTTGCTGGCAAATGGCATCCGGCAAAGCTTGGTGAAGTAGATACCGAGGATCGGGAAGTGCTGGTTCAGTTCGagaaaaatggtaaaaacaaaTCGACACTTAATGACGAATGGATCCCGATGGACAGTGTTCGCCTAAGACCGCTTCCCTCACCAAAGACTCCCAAtgagaaaataaaatttgttcccGGTGAAAAATGCTTCGCCCGCTGGAGCGATTCCAGAAAGTTTAGAGCGACGGTTCAAACCATTTTGGACAATGACATGTACGAGGTTCTGTTTGACGATGGTTTTGTCAAAGTTTGCAAGGCAGCTCACATCAGCAAGTTGAAAAGGTCGGAGGGAGGCTTTGAAACGGATATGTTGGGAACACCCATCAAACAGGAGGAAGATG GTTCCACAGTCGAGGTTAAACCTCCCGTTACCCCAATCACTCCGATATCTGCAACGTACATCCCACAGATAGCCAAAGCCAGTGATTATCCAGATATTCCTAGGGGTGGAGAATGGTGTTGCCATTGGATGAATGATTTCCCTATCGGGGAGGAAGCAATAATAGAAGTTGCTGGCGTGAAGATTCATAGCGTCATTGTTCCAGATTGGCGCCTGCCCGAAGGATGGATTAAACATATTTACCAGCGAATTACGGCATACGGTAAAATGGATGTTCTACTGGTTACACCAGAGGGAAAAGTGTTCCGCTCCCGCCAAGAAATGAAAGCTTACTTTGCCGAGAAGGGAGAAGCATATGATTTAAACATGTATGATTTCGGATTGCACAAGAAACGGGCAAAAGAATTAGGTTTTTGTCATTACACGAAAGAGTACAAAGAATCTCTTATTTCACCCAAGATCAAAACCGAACCGGTTCTGCTTAATACGGAAATAAACATTGGTTCCGTTAAGGTCAAAATTATTGACAATTTGCTCCAGTGCCCGGAGCCGTACTGTCTGAAAACCTTTCGCAAAGAGAACCACTTGCAGATTCATATCAAACATTACCACAAAGAGCTGGCCAAGGGTTTGGGCGAAATTCCCAACATGCAGGATCTTGCGGCACTGAGAACTCCGGTGGAAATCATAGATACACCGCCCAAGATGAGTCGACGGAAGTCTATTTCACTATCCACCTCGAGGGTTTCCCTAAAGGAAGACACCAAGAAGGAGGATGTTATTGTGAAGAAAGAACCCGGTTTGGAGGAGAATGCGAAGCCAGATGAAAAGAA AGACCGTAACGAATCCGCGGAAGGTGACGACAAAAAGGACAAAGTAGAAATGGGAGAGTCCTCTTCAGAGCAACCGGCAATCGCTGACAGCTTCGACATCAAAAGTCCGAAACCGGAAATCTCGGCCACCACAGTCACGGATGCGGGCAGTTCGTTCGATGCGGAGGAGATAATCGAATCCCACTCCGTCAGCAAACCAAGAAAAGGTGTCACTAAAATAAAACTATTCACgaggaagaagaaaaaagctACCAAAAAGAACAATTCCGGTCACATTTCAAAGCGGGCAGCGGCAGCTGCTGCGGCCGCCGCTGCGAGAAAGAAAAAACGGAAGCTTAAACTGGCACGGAATTCGCTGGACTACATGGAGGCGGAGGAAACGAGACATTCGTTTGCCGTTGCTGGCACTAGCGCGAATGATAGCTTTTATCGACATGGATATGGTTACGATAAAGATCCCGAGACGAGTCAAACGACGAATGCCAGCATCTGCGGACAGTACGGAGATGATTCCATCAATGCCGCATTCAGTAGTCCGAGGTTTATCAGTGAGAATGGGGAAGTAATCAAGATTGTATCGATGAAAAAGGAAGAGATTATTAACTGTCTGTGTGGATATGGAGAAGAGGACGGGTTGATGGTACAGTGCGAGCTGTGTTTGTGTTGGCAACACGGCATATGCAACGGATTCGAACGAGATAATCAGGTTCCGGATAAGTACGTGTGTTACATTTGCCGCAACCCACAGGGTGTTAGAGAATCCAGACGATACATGCACGACCAGGATTGGCTGTACGAAGGTAAACTACCGGTGGCCAACTATCACGTGCCGAACCCGAAACACGCTTCGAGATTTGATATACTCAAGCAAAGTCATACCTTGGGAGGAAATTTGTTGGAGCTTAAGCGGTTCATGCATAGCTTGAAGGTGAAGATCAATATCGCAGAGAAAAAGGATCACCCGAAGATGTACTTGTGGTCGAAAAAGTGGGAAAAGAGTCCTCCGCGTGGTGGAAACGGGGACTTATCCGGTATAGTCCCGCTAAGTT CTGCAACTGGTACTGCAACAGCATCATCGCATTTCTCAAGGCCGAAGCCAAATCCCGTTCCTCAAATTCCCATCCCGGAGGCTGCGATTGATCCCGCCGAGTGTCAGGCCATTCTGCTGGAGCATATTCAAAAGCAACAGAACGCCGCCATGGCTCGACTACAGGCGATAGAAGCGCAAATTATTG CCTTGGAGGCGTATGATGAGAAACCAGAACTCCTAGAGTCTCCGACAGCAAAGAACTACCCCAAAACGAAGCAGACGATTCACATGTTGCTGAATGACCTGATCAAGATGAAAAAGATTGCAGCGATTCATCGTAGCGCCCAGCAGCCTCTGTACTGA